A single genomic interval of Pyrobaculum arsenaticum DSM 13514 harbors:
- a CDS encoding DUF3782 domain-containing protein, with translation MGRETEALRRELADISERMATKDDVARLDKEVEDIGEKMATKEGLFALERRVAAKFDAVDNELKALEIRPNLRLEALSARWGLASERAFREAVRELLREAGYAVEKWVYFDSEGHVYGQTQAKLSWT, from the coding sequence GTGGGGAGGGAAACAGAGGCGTTGAGAAGAGAGCTTGCAGACATAAGTGAGAGAATGGCCACGAAAGACGACGTCGCAAGGCTGGATAAAGAAGTTGAAGATATAGGGGAGAAGATGGCGACAAAGGAAGGGCTTTTTGCCTTGGAGAGGAGAGTGGCTGCGAAATTCGACGCTGTGGATAACGAGCTTAAGGCCTTAGAGATAAGACCGAATTTGAGGCTTGAGGCGTTGAGTGCCCGTTGGGGCTTGGCTTCTGAGAGGGCCTTTAGGGAGGCGGTTAGGGAGCTCCTCAGGGAGGCTGGATACGCCGTGGAGAAGTGGGTTTATTTCGACTCTGAGGGGCATGTCTACGGCCAAACCCAGGCGAAGTTGAGCTGGACGTAG
- a CDS encoding twin-arginine translocase subunit TatC, which produces MESKPPRDKEMPLWEHLAELGQRLKRVFIVFIVVFVITWLPAPDLQGGNILSVVASFFATGEYNPLAYWVFMQTLTPMLRDLNKTVNVKIALIAGEVWNPLASVMYASLYLSGMVVFPYLVYEVWKYVQPALYPHEERAVKKYLWVAIILFYAGNLFGIYVIYPSLFRFIVGLSSIIKVEPILSIYSVVSTWIQMAFWTGVIFETPIVIAVLSEICLLNPWTVAHYRPLVYAAALILIAIITPDTTLLTTFLTFIPFAVLFELGLIWSKRIVRKCPDMRPP; this is translated from the coding sequence GTGGAGTCTAAGCCTCCGCGCGATAAGGAGATGCCGCTGTGGGAACACTTAGCTGAGCTGGGCCAGCGGCTCAAGCGCGTCTTTATCGTCTTTATCGTAGTCTTCGTAATAACGTGGTTGCCGGCACCTGATTTACAAGGCGGCAATATTCTAAGCGTCGTTGCCTCTTTTTTCGCCACAGGCGAGTACAACCCTTTGGCGTACTGGGTATTTATGCAGACGCTGACTCCCATGTTGCGAGATCTTAACAAGACAGTAAATGTCAAGATTGCCCTAATAGCGGGGGAGGTGTGGAACCCCCTCGCCTCTGTTATGTACGCCTCTCTTTACCTAAGCGGCATGGTTGTATTTCCGTACTTGGTATACGAGGTGTGGAAATACGTGCAGCCAGCCCTATACCCCCACGAAGAGAGGGCTGTGAAGAAGTACCTGTGGGTTGCCATTATCCTATTCTATGCTGGGAACCTCTTTGGAATATATGTAATATACCCCTCGCTGTTTAGATTTATCGTAGGGCTTTCCAGCATAATAAAGGTGGAGCCTATTCTGAGCATCTACTCCGTAGTGAGCACGTGGATACAAATGGCGTTTTGGACAGGAGTGATTTTCGAAACCCCGATCGTAATTGCCGTTCTGTCCGAAATCTGTCTTCTAAACCCCTGGACAGTAGCGCATTATAGGCCTTTGGTATACGCAGCGGCGCTTATCCTCATCGCGATCATAACGCCCGACACCACGTTGCTGACAACTTTCCTCACCTTCATACCATTTGCCGTGCTATTCGAGCTCGGGCTTATCTGGAGTAAGAGAATTGTGCGTAAATGTCCCGACATGAGGCCGCCGTAG
- a CDS encoding PaRep2b protein: MKIRRGLSVVNFVLASYSDGAVSSPHCFMSEHDVLRFLADVTLFDGSVEPGQVHLAVGGFGVRGEEKQLPLDIYDKVALYLILAARFDVKISGVYFVKNVTRIFFDRGYAAWVFAAEWPFFSKMLRVGKALDISADHINKKLGKMKKYVEKLAEGIRIEHELREEEGKPKLVVRFKDGKSNELAHINVGWDGKSLRAVFGGARENAERLASILSALGAEVEARQYGNKRYVELTTNSIAAIRRPELLEAVKAFVEALYKNGVIDGGKREYLLRELAAGPNVVEVAGVEMSVAAEKVDKSERLVIKYHPSSAEAFDAAVKALEEAEFVEGVHFTAKRPEKEEKGYIRLKVPAGLWKLEELRRQGVKWAVKAVSRLEEIAKARGFYDLLDEYLKPAREAETIDPRGMDAEDPKRGIKAEIRDVKVMWEEGRPRIEVEYEADGRTETFSFIWGVETGGKVSAKVRLNYEKAAVLAAVTGDESLKGRNGVVTLTAKDLFALAKIKGVGWELLRWYAEVMAERPKHGE, from the coding sequence GTGAAAATTAGGCGCGGCCTAAGCGTTGTGAACTTCGTCCTCGCCTCGTACTCCGATGGTGCCGTCTCCTCACCTCATTGCTTTATGTCTGAACACGATGTTTTGCGCTTCCTAGCCGATGTGACGCTATTCGACGGGAGCGTGGAGCCGGGTCAAGTACACCTCGCCGTGGGGGGCTTCGGCGTGAGGGGCGAGGAGAAACAGCTCCCCCTGGATATATACGACAAGGTGGCGCTGTACCTAATCCTCGCGGCGAGATTCGACGTGAAGATAAGCGGAGTGTACTTTGTAAAAAACGTGACAAGGATATTCTTCGACCGCGGATACGCCGCGTGGGTCTTCGCGGCGGAGTGGCCTTTCTTCTCGAAGATGCTTAGAGTGGGCAAGGCGCTTGACATCAGCGCCGACCACATCAATAAAAAACTTGGAAAGATGAAGAAATACGTGGAGAAGCTCGCGGAGGGGATTAGGATCGAACACGAGCTGAGGGAAGAGGAGGGGAAGCCGAAGCTCGTGGTTAGGTTCAAGGACGGGAAGAGTAACGAGCTAGCCCATATCAACGTGGGGTGGGACGGCAAAAGCCTACGCGCAGTTTTCGGCGGCGCCAGGGAGAATGCGGAGAGGTTGGCCTCGATACTGAGCGCACTGGGCGCCGAGGTAGAGGCGAGGCAGTACGGCAACAAACGGTACGTGGAGCTGACCACTAACTCCATCGCCGCAATCCGCCGACCAGAGTTGCTTGAGGCGGTTAAGGCCTTTGTCGAGGCGCTGTACAAAAACGGCGTGATAGACGGCGGGAAGAGGGAGTATCTGCTGAGGGAGTTGGCCGCAGGCCCCAACGTAGTTGAGGTGGCCGGCGTAGAGATGAGCGTGGCGGCGGAGAAGGTTGACAAATCCGAGAGACTGGTAATCAAATACCACCCGAGTTCGGCGGAGGCCTTCGACGCCGCGGTGAAGGCGCTGGAAGAGGCGGAATTCGTGGAGGGGGTGCACTTCACTGCCAAGAGACCGGAGAAAGAAGAGAAAGGCTACATCCGCCTGAAGGTGCCGGCCGGGCTCTGGAAGCTTGAAGAGCTGAGGCGGCAGGGCGTGAAGTGGGCCGTCAAGGCCGTAAGCCGCCTAGAAGAAATAGCAAAGGCGAGGGGCTTCTACGACCTACTAGACGAATATCTAAAGCCGGCTAGGGAGGCCGAGACCATAGACCCAAGGGGGATGGACGCGGAGGACCCAAAGAGGGGCATTAAAGCGGAGATAAGGGACGTAAAAGTGATGTGGGAAGAGGGACGGCCGAGGATAGAGGTGGAGTACGAGGCTGATGGGCGGACAGAGACCTTCTCCTTCATCTGGGGCGTGGAGACGGGAGGAAAGGTCAGTGCCAAGGTGAGACTAAACTACGAAAAAGCCGCCGTGCTGGCCGCCGTCACAGGAGACGAGTCGCTGAAGGGCAGAAATGGCGTGGTGACGCTCACCGCCAAGGACCTATTCGCCCTCGCCAAAATAAAAGGCGTCGGCTGGGAGTTGCTCAGGTGGTACGCAGAGGTGATGGCCGAGAGGCCCAAACACGGCGAGTAG
- the arcC gene encoding carbamate kinase, protein MKVVIALGGNAFSRPAEPITQEGHLRNVEAAARVVYRIIQEGHRVLVTHGNGPQVGFFVELQKDRPAFLLDSLTAATQGLLGYLIVSALDKYLGRGRSVAVVTRVEVDCDDPAFKDPTKFIGSLYTEEEAKALAEKYGWVFKRDPRGGMRRVVPSPTPLKVVEMEAIRQLFEEGFVVVAGGGGGVPTCDGRGVEGVVDKDLASALIAAGLGADFFIILTDVDGVYLNYGKPNQKKLATVRVDELEKYYYEGHFPPGSMGPKVLAAINFIRRGGKKAAIGALEEGYEVFKGEKGTQILR, encoded by the coding sequence GTGAAGGTTGTAATAGCGCTCGGGGGAAACGCGTTTAGCCGCCCCGCCGAGCCCATAACACAGGAGGGGCATTTGAGAAATGTGGAGGCCGCGGCTAGGGTAGTATACCGCATTATCCAAGAGGGGCACAGGGTTTTGGTGACTCACGGAAACGGGCCTCAAGTTGGTTTTTTTGTAGAGCTTCAAAAAGACAGACCAGCCTTTCTGTTGGATTCCTTAACGGCGGCGACACAGGGCTTGTTGGGCTACCTAATAGTCTCGGCGCTTGATAAATACCTGGGCAGGGGACGGAGCGTTGCCGTGGTCACGAGGGTAGAGGTTGACTGCGACGACCCAGCTTTCAAAGACCCTACAAAGTTCATAGGGTCGCTGTACACCGAGGAGGAGGCTAAAGCCCTTGCTGAGAAGTACGGCTGGGTCTTTAAACGAGACCCACGAGGAGGGATGCGGAGGGTGGTCCCATCGCCGACCCCCCTGAAGGTCGTGGAGATGGAGGCAATACGCCAGCTTTTTGAAGAGGGCTTCGTTGTTGTCGCCGGCGGCGGGGGAGGGGTGCCCACATGTGACGGAAGAGGCGTAGAGGGGGTAGTGGACAAGGATTTGGCTTCCGCCCTAATCGCGGCGGGGCTGGGGGCCGACTTCTTCATTATCCTAACAGACGTCGACGGCGTCTACTTAAACTACGGAAAGCCGAACCAGAAAAAGCTGGCTACCGTCCGCGTAGACGAGTTGGAGAAATACTACTACGAGGGCCACTTCCCACCCGGCTCAATGGGTCCCAAGGTCCTGGCAGCTATAAACTTCATCCGACGAGGGGGTAAGAAGGCGGCGATAGGGGCCCTGGAGGAGGGGTACGAGGTTTTTAAAGGAGAAAAAGGGACCCAGATCCTAAGATAG
- a CDS encoding DMT family transporter: MIGLLSALLATLLFSINAPIAYAASRRGVSPQALVALRNLVALAVLLPLADFRISGTALGVVLLSALLGPGLGDYSYFKAMAQSGVATAITVGYTYVFTAQFFSWLLGVERLKVGTALGAVLAFAGLYIALGGRPRGLGVLYGAFASLSWGLASVLLGVASKEATPFTVAVVRSALLVPLFAPFSKLQGLRKEGLLYAALSGVVGQALGSVFFIHAMSQIGVAATVIATSLTPILSQILDRAINKTRISPKYILGASLVGSGIALSVMTN; this comes from the coding sequence GTGATCGGGCTCCTCTCTGCGCTACTGGCGACGCTGTTGTTTTCTATAAACGCCCCTATTGCATATGCCGCTTCTAGAAGAGGTGTCTCGCCCCAGGCGTTGGTGGCTCTACGCAACCTAGTGGCGCTCGCTGTCTTGCTACCCCTGGCGGATTTCAGAATATCCGGCACAGCGCTGGGCGTCGTCTTGCTCTCAGCCCTGCTGGGCCCAGGCCTGGGGGACTACTCTTACTTCAAGGCAATGGCCCAAAGCGGCGTGGCCACTGCCATAACTGTGGGGTACACATACGTCTTCACTGCCCAGTTCTTCTCCTGGTTGCTAGGTGTAGAGAGGCTAAAGGTAGGAACAGCGCTCGGCGCCGTCTTGGCCTTTGCTGGTCTATATATCGCCTTGGGAGGCAGGCCGAGGGGGTTGGGGGTCCTATACGGCGCCTTTGCCTCCTTGTCATGGGGCCTTGCCTCTGTGCTTCTCGGAGTTGCTTCAAAGGAGGCGACTCCCTTCACAGTTGCTGTGGTTAGGTCGGCGCTTCTGGTGCCTCTGTTTGCGCCTTTTTCAAAACTCCAGGGTCTTAGAAAGGAGGGCCTCCTATATGCGGCCCTCTCAGGCGTAGTGGGGCAGGCCCTGGGCTCTGTATTTTTTATCCACGCCATGTCGCAGATTGGAGTAGCGGCAACGGTCATCGCCACCTCGCTTACTCCAATTCTATCTCAGATTTTAGACAGGGCTATTAACAAGACGAGGATCTCGCCGAAATACATATTAGGGGCGTCATTAGTGGGCTCGGGGATAGCCCTCAGCGTGATGACTAACTAG
- a CDS encoding MFS transporter gives MSLFYIILLSRGVYSLMWFFVAPVLPLVLKEFGVSPAQAGLLPAVFIVGAAVMQLPASYLGARHGHDKIAGLGMVLFGASSVLMGLAPSWGWLLFFRALGGMGAGLFFSTAGAVLIALRPDAVGSALGWYNASFNIGAFVGFYWGYVANILGWRLAFVAPGLASVALGLLLLRGRGYKSPASVNRSTFVYGLASFPFWGAVYAANSLTATWLHLFRGLGEEWAGALSSTAMLSGFLGGFVGRLYDTVNNKLLLLVGAPLVASLVYLIIPLAPLAILPILIFAYGLSFSTYITAVYATSSRTAANPAAALAVINITNMALGLHFSYVFSLLMTSSPAYPWLMLSVLALISAVASYKIYKTKE, from the coding sequence ATGAGTCTTTTCTATATTATCCTCTTGTCCAGAGGGGTATACTCGCTTATGTGGTTCTTCGTTGCGCCTGTACTCCCGCTTGTTTTGAAAGAATTCGGCGTAAGCCCAGCGCAGGCGGGCCTTCTGCCAGCGGTGTTCATAGTAGGGGCAGCGGTCATGCAGCTACCGGCGAGCTACTTAGGCGCTCGCCACGGCCACGACAAGATAGCGGGGTTGGGAATGGTCCTATTCGGCGCCTCTTCAGTACTGATGGGGCTCGCCCCCAGTTGGGGGTGGTTATTATTCTTCAGGGCTCTAGGCGGCATGGGGGCAGGCTTGTTCTTCTCCACGGCTGGCGCCGTGTTGATAGCCCTAAGGCCCGACGCCGTGGGGTCGGCATTGGGGTGGTACAACGCCTCTTTCAACATCGGCGCCTTTGTGGGCTTCTACTGGGGGTATGTCGCTAATATTTTGGGCTGGCGCCTCGCCTTTGTAGCGCCGGGTCTCGCCTCGGTGGCGCTAGGACTCTTGTTGCTAAGAGGGAGGGGTTACAAAAGCCCCGCCTCAGTGAACAGATCGACGTTTGTGTATGGTCTAGCCTCGTTTCCGTTTTGGGGCGCCGTCTACGCCGCCAATAGCCTCACGGCTACGTGGCTACATCTATTTAGAGGACTCGGCGAAGAGTGGGCTGGCGCACTCTCCTCTACGGCCATGTTGTCGGGTTTCCTAGGCGGCTTTGTGGGGAGGCTTTACGACACGGTGAATAATAAGCTCTTGTTGCTAGTGGGCGCCCCCCTCGTTGCGTCGCTCGTCTACTTAATAATACCACTAGCTCCACTTGCCATCCTCCCAATCCTCATATTCGCCTACGGCCTCTCGTTCAGTACGTATATTACGGCTGTCTACGCGACGTCGTCAAGAACTGCCGCGAACCCAGCCGCGGCTCTCGCGGTCATAAATATAACAAACATGGCGCTGGGGCTACATTTCAGCTACGTCTTCTCTTTGTTAATGACGTCGTCTCCCGCCTACCCGTGGCTAATGTTGTCGGTTCTCGCGCTTATTTCTGCCGTAGCCAGTTACAAAATATATAAAACCAAGGAGTAG
- a CDS encoding MBL fold metallo-hydrolase: protein MNVERIVVGPLATNAYLACSGDECVVIDPGDEAAAILKRLGRKGLVAIIATHLHFDHVGAVLELAEATGAPFYAHPADWAIYKELNEVAEEWGFSVPEIPPPKNPGLRVWELDVLHTPGHTPGSISLVGDGVVFTGDTLFHMSVGRTDLPGGDWDALVESVCRLYGLPRGYLVYPGHGPATTIGNEAEGNPFVDASVCDRGVRRNE from the coding sequence GTGAACGTCGAGAGGATCGTAGTGGGGCCTCTGGCCACTAACGCCTATCTGGCATGCAGCGGCGACGAGTGCGTCGTGATTGACCCTGGCGACGAGGCCGCCGCTATTTTGAAAAGGCTGGGGAGGAAGGGCCTTGTGGCGATCATCGCAACTCACCTCCACTTTGACCACGTAGGCGCCGTGTTGGAGCTTGCCGAAGCGACGGGGGCGCCATTCTACGCCCACCCAGCCGACTGGGCCATTTACAAGGAGCTAAACGAGGTGGCGGAGGAGTGGGGGTTCTCCGTCCCGGAAATCCCCCCTCCCAAGAACCCCGGCCTGAGGGTGTGGGAGCTCGACGTCTTGCACACCCCAGGCCACACCCCCGGGTCGATCTCCCTAGTGGGCGACGGCGTGGTCTTCACTGGGGATACCCTATTCCATATGTCGGTTGGGAGGACTGACCTACCTGGCGGCGACTGGGATGCGCTGGTCGAATCGGTCTGCCGCCTGTATGGATTGCCGCGTGGATACCTAGTTTACCCCGGTCACGGGCCTGCCACGACGATAGGCAACGAGGCTGAGGGGAACCCCTTTGTAGACGCCTCCGTTTGTGATAGGGGAGTACGCCGCAATGAATAA
- a CDS encoding protein-tyrosine phosphatase family protein: protein MAKIECPYWVTAGVGGSCMPRREDIDKWAELGVKTVISLAEAWEIEYYGRWGLLELRKHLAERGIKWVHWPTPDGYPPRDLEELVELLKAESSRGTVVVHCVGGMGRTPTALAAYLIATKCLKADDAIREVEKVNPAVSLTDSQYYALLEIEAAYREACRG, encoded by the coding sequence GTGGCGAAGATAGAGTGCCCCTACTGGGTCACGGCAGGGGTGGGCGGCTCGTGCATGCCGAGAAGAGAAGACATAGACAAGTGGGCAGAGCTCGGCGTGAAGACCGTCATCTCGCTGGCAGAGGCTTGGGAGATAGAGTACTACGGCAGGTGGGGGCTTCTAGAGCTCAGAAAGCACCTCGCAGAGAGAGGCATTAAGTGGGTCCACTGGCCAACCCCAGACGGCTACCCGCCCCGAGACCTCGAAGAGCTGGTGGAGCTCCTCAAGGCCGAGTCGTCGAGAGGCACCGTGGTGGTGCACTGCGTGGGAGGCATGGGCAGGACCCCCACCGCCCTTGCCGCCTACCTAATAGCAACCAAGTGCCTAAAGGCAGACGACGCCATAAGAGAAGTGGAGAAGGTGAACCCCGCGGTCTCGCTGACAGACAGCCAGTACTACGCCTTGTTGGAGATAGAGGCCGCGTACCGCGAGGCGTGCCGCGGCTAG
- a CDS encoding DUF3800 domain-containing protein, with product MKRVAFVDESGLKSPCHCVAVAVIVAEVRGSYLYWGLDVISQLRASAGVKGEIKWRLVKRRGLASRALALIGSLETHKDVHHYVDRESFETWLWRLLTGIKADLYVLDEGLADPRKFPRAVSKPSHKVPGIQLADLLAGYTAELFCKRSRGFYQPA from the coding sequence GTGAAGAGGGTAGCCTTCGTCGACGAGTCTGGCCTCAAGTCGCCGTGTCACTGTGTGGCAGTGGCCGTGATAGTCGCCGAGGTGAGGGGTAGCTACCTCTACTGGGGCCTTGACGTCATCTCCCAGCTGAGGGCGTCTGCGGGCGTTAAGGGGGAAATTAAGTGGAGGTTAGTGAAAAGGCGAGGTTTGGCGAGCCGGGCCTTGGCTCTTATAGGCAGTTTAGAGACGCATAAGGATGTCCACCACTATGTAGACAGGGAGAGTTTTGAGACGTGGCTGTGGCGGCTCTTGACTGGGATTAAAGCTGACCTGTACGTACTTGACGAGGGGCTCGCAGATCCGCGTAAGTTCCCCCGGGCAGTTTCGAAGCCGTCGCATAAAGTGCCGGGAATTCAACTTGCCGACCTTTTGGCAGGATACACCGCGGAGTTATTTTGTAAACGTAGCCGGGGCTTTTATCAGCCGGCGTGA
- a CDS encoding NAD(P)/FAD-dependent oxidoreductase has product MRAVILGGGIAAVFTAYFLRERGFDVVGVGGEVSYPLVSLVLTTSMPHREDIELALRSLEIWKKFVNPKEVVSVDILPRWVDLSRLRGVSYEVVDKVDGVRLAADEVAVLTRDYLIPVRDVVSRLRRELGFSNSYGLLKVEGRRAVVVADGGRIEGDVVVLAAGYKNNILAGEAGVRLPLAPYECYAVLLVTGRKARRYSIGDYVLGWYGRPGPPLLYIAGDGCGRVGEGPPPNYQRRLANLVSQRLGAAIPLYLKVGYCEVGPHGGPLYGKHPELENLYVIGGFNGYGSMVGPALAERLAELMAGRAREDGFRLEKYLGARVFDPCDVAERHDWGAVLLRNAYKHNE; this is encoded by the coding sequence GTGAGGGCGGTTATACTTGGGGGCGGCATAGCGGCGGTCTTCACGGCGTATTTCCTAAGAGAGAGGGGTTTCGACGTGGTTGGGGTCGGGGGAGAGGTTTCCTACCCCCTCGTCTCTCTTGTGTTGACCACGTCGATGCCTCACAGAGAGGATATAGAACTGGCGTTGAGGAGCCTAGAAATTTGGAAAAAATTTGTCAATCCAAAAGAGGTAGTTTCTGTCGATATTCTTCCGAGGTGGGTTGACCTCTCACGTCTGCGTGGCGTTTCCTACGAGGTTGTGGATAAGGTAGACGGCGTGCGGCTTGCCGCAGACGAGGTTGCTGTGTTGACCAGGGACTACCTAATCCCAGTGAGGGATGTGGTATCTAGGCTCAGGCGCGAGTTGGGGTTTTCCAACTCGTATGGGTTGTTGAAGGTGGAGGGGAGGAGGGCCGTGGTGGTGGCGGATGGGGGGAGGATAGAGGGCGACGTCGTGGTGCTGGCTGCCGGGTATAAAAACAACATACTCGCAGGCGAGGCCGGCGTGAGGTTGCCGCTGGCCCCCTATGAGTGCTACGCAGTATTGCTAGTGACGGGGAGGAAGGCGCGGCGGTACAGCATAGGGGACTACGTCCTCGGGTGGTACGGGCGGCCAGGCCCGCCTCTCTTGTACATTGCTGGCGACGGGTGCGGGAGGGTGGGCGAGGGGCCGCCGCCTAACTACCAGAGGAGGCTGGCGAACTTGGTATCGCAGAGGCTCGGCGCCGCGATTCCGTTGTACCTGAAAGTCGGCTACTGCGAAGTTGGCCCACACGGGGGCCCGCTTTATGGGAAGCACCCGGAACTAGAAAACCTGTACGTCATAGGCGGCTTTAACGGATATGGTAGCATGGTTGGCCCGGCTCTGGCAGAGCGACTTGCAGAACTCATGGCCGGTAGGGCTCGGGAAGATGGTTTTAGGCTTGAAAAATATCTGGGGGCTCGTGTTTTTGATCCGTGCGATGTAGCCGAGCGGCATGACTGGGGCGCTGTGTTGCTACGTAACGCTTATAAACACAATGAATAG
- a CDS encoding ribbon-helix-helix domain-containing protein gives MNSRGVTREKEKMILVSFHVPRSYVETLDDLVKMGLYPSRSEAIRAALRELLSKYSDMAK, from the coding sequence ATGAATAGCCGCGGTGTGACTAGGGAAAAGGAGAAGATGATTCTGGTCTCTTTTCACGTCCCGCGGTCTTACGTAGAGACCTTAGACGATCTAGTAAAGATGGGGCTTTATCCAAGCCGAAGCGAGGCGATTAGGGCGGCTCTGAGAGAGTTGCTGAGCAAGTACAGCGACATGGCCAAGTAG
- the tatA gene encoding Sec-independent protein translocase subunit TatA/TatB: protein MYLILGGQEWIVILIAIVIILIWGPSKLPSLARGMGEAIREFRKAASGIEEEPKRVEKKEEIDQKIVEMAKSLGISTEGKTKEQILDEINKKLAELKKQ, encoded by the coding sequence ATGTATCTAATACTAGGCGGCCAGGAGTGGATAGTTATTCTAATAGCGATCGTAATAATACTGATATGGGGCCCCTCCAAGTTGCCTTCTCTGGCCAGAGGAATGGGCGAGGCAATTAGGGAGTTCAGAAAGGCTGCATCAGGCATCGAGGAGGAGCCAAAACGCGTTGAGAAAAAAGAAGAGATAGATCAAAAAATCGTCGAAATGGCAAAGTCCCTAGGAATATCCACAGAGGGAAAGACAAAGGAACAGATCCTTGATGAGATTAACAAGAAACTTGCAGAACTGAAAAAGCAATAA
- a CDS encoding TFIIB-type zinc ribbon-containing protein yields the protein MTRRGVVWGAFPWPKCPFCQSANVVADGEYVCRECGTVIGPVLMPPVLKEAPPPTPRYRLVVLALEREGRRSVRRRYSEIVEMHLGKVAVALGAEVAAVALEMFRRLDKRVY from the coding sequence GTGACCCGCCGCGGCGTGGTGTGGGGGGCGTTTCCGTGGCCTAAATGCCCCTTCTGCCAGTCGGCGAATGTGGTGGCTGATGGTGAGTATGTGTGTAGAGAATGCGGGACGGTGATAGGCCCAGTGCTCATGCCACCTGTGCTGAAAGAGGCGCCTCCCCCGACCCCGAGATATAGACTGGTGGTGCTGGCTCTTGAGCGGGAGGGCAGGAGGAGTGTAAGGAGGAGGTATTCCGAAATTGTGGAGATGCATCTTGGCAAGGTGGCTGTGGCCTTGGGCGCCGAGGTGGCGGCTGTGGCGCTGGAGATGTTCAGGAGGCTAGACAAGAGGGTCTACTAG
- a CDS encoding cytochrome c biogenesis protein, whose amino-acid sequence MRYVLALVLLALPALALQLGQLSFIDVNSAQELSAALKEGPVLIFIHQPDCPGCNYMKTQVFPRGDVAAVLKGVNLISIDLAKYLIRSLEVVADGQVYVYYDGSLRLQRASGAQNVPILGTPTVVMGYVKDGKLHVTLIMIGAAPPDQFIEFNKLAYSQPTGTATPTAPAATATASAAEAAPRSSDLTGAVMVAASFAAGALSVFSPCVLPVLTIAATTYLARRSLPLVLAGMVVSFAAVATLVSAAAAWAGPVANAVLYAVGGVVLIALGAVLIVERLNRAFVIWVSRFQTAAHKMSKTGAGAAADLALGASLGAVWTPCIAPFLGTVVVANLAAAALTGNYLAFFASTMAYAAGLAVVIYLIIALIRRGAAKAARSMKWSRWGRRAEYVVGALAIVLGVLLIGEALGLGTFSMIFKA is encoded by the coding sequence ATGCGCTATGTTTTGGCCCTAGTGCTACTGGCCCTCCCGGCCCTTGCCCTTCAGCTTGGCCAGCTCAGCTTCATAGACGTCAACTCCGCCCAGGAACTCTCAGCCGCCTTGAAAGAGGGGCCGGTGCTGATCTTCATACACCAGCCTGACTGCCCGGGTTGCAACTACATGAAGACGCAGGTCTTCCCACGGGGCGACGTCGCCGCTGTCCTCAAGGGGGTCAACCTCATCTCCATAGACCTCGCCAAGTACCTCATCCGTAGCCTAGAAGTAGTGGCGGACGGCCAGGTCTACGTCTACTACGACGGCTCCCTCCGCCTGCAGAGAGCTAGCGGCGCCCAAAATGTGCCGATATTGGGCACGCCGACTGTGGTAATGGGGTATGTAAAAGATGGGAAGTTACACGTAACGCTGATCATGATAGGGGCCGCCCCGCCCGACCAGTTTATAGAATTCAACAAACTCGCTTACTCTCAGCCCACCGGCACTGCGACGCCGACCGCCCCAGCCGCCACAGCAACCGCCTCAGCCGCCGAGGCGGCGCCGCGGTCCTCTGACTTGACTGGCGCAGTTATGGTGGCGGCGTCCTTCGCCGCAGGCGCCCTCAGCGTGTTTTCTCCCTGCGTTCTCCCCGTCCTCACAATAGCGGCCACAACCTACCTAGCCCGGAGGAGTCTCCCGCTGGTCCTCGCCGGGATGGTGGTCTCGTTCGCTGCGGTGGCCACCCTCGTGTCCGCGGCAGCAGCGTGGGCGGGGCCTGTGGCCAACGCAGTCTTGTACGCGGTGGGCGGGGTAGTGCTAATCGCGCTGGGGGCAGTCCTAATTGTGGAGAGGCTCAACCGGGCGTTTGTGATATGGGTTTCCAGATTCCAGACGGCGGCCCACAAGATGTCGAAGACAGGTGCCGGCGCCGCAGCAGACTTGGCGCTGGGCGCCTCCCTGGGCGCCGTGTGGACGCCGTGTATAGCGCCTTTCCTAGGCACAGTGGTGGTGGCCAACCTCGCCGCGGCCGCGCTCACCGGCAACTACCTCGCCTTCTTCGCCTCCACCATGGCCTACGCGGCGGGCCTCGCCGTGGTGATCTACCTCATAATCGCGCTTATTAGAAGAGGCGCCGCCAAGGCGGCGAGGAGCATGAAGTGGAGCAGGTGGGGCAGAAGGGCCGAGTACGTAGTCGGCGCCTTGGCCATTGTGCTGGGCGTACTGCTCATAGGCGAGGCCCTAGGCCTTGGCACATTCTCCATGATATTTAAAGCGTAG